The following coding sequences are from one Prochlorococcus sp. MIT 1314 window:
- a CDS encoding RNA ligase family protein produces the protein MFKEEIIHQLELHPSRLDKEKIISEAMEEGLDDFFEGIRMALDPLVTFGVKIVPEKKGEKSQNFLWKDFRKLANKLIQRELTGHAARDAIIAAMESATKQEWNGFYRRVLIKDLRCGVSEKTINKIAKKFPKYAIPIFSCPLAHDSANHEKKMIGKKQIEIKLDGVRVLTIIRQNKVEMFSRNGKQFHNFGHIISEIENVLKEDPAPHDLVLDGEVMSANFQDLMKQVHRKDGKQTKDAVLHLFDLCPLENFQKGRWNTTQTARSLLVKEWVAKHSMLLRHIKTLEWENVDLDTIEGQKRFVELNKSAVEGGYEGVMIKDPDAIYECKRTHSWLKAKPFIEVTLKVVSVEEGTGRNKGRLGAVLVEGEDDGHEYSLSCGSGFSDIQREEYWSKRNQLIGQLVEIRADAKTKSKDAVAFSLRFPRFKCFRGFKAGEKV, from the coding sequence TTGTTTAAAGAAGAAATAATACATCAATTAGAATTACACCCAAGTAGATTAGATAAAGAAAAAATCATCTCAGAAGCAATGGAGGAAGGTCTAGATGATTTTTTTGAGGGAATCCGGATGGCGCTTGATCCATTGGTAACTTTTGGTGTAAAAATTGTTCCTGAAAAAAAGGGTGAAAAAAGTCAAAATTTTTTATGGAAAGATTTTAGGAAATTAGCAAATAAGCTTATTCAAAGAGAACTTACTGGTCACGCTGCTCGCGATGCAATTATTGCGGCTATGGAATCTGCCACAAAACAAGAGTGGAATGGATTTTATAGAAGAGTATTAATTAAAGATCTTAGATGTGGTGTATCTGAAAAAACAATCAACAAGATAGCAAAGAAATTTCCCAAATATGCGATTCCTATTTTTTCTTGTCCTTTAGCTCATGACAGTGCAAATCATGAAAAGAAAATGATAGGGAAAAAGCAAATCGAAATCAAATTAGATGGTGTGCGTGTCTTAACTATTATTAGACAAAATAAAGTAGAAATGTTTTCTCGTAATGGGAAACAATTCCATAATTTTGGTCATATTATCTCAGAAATAGAAAACGTCTTAAAAGAAGATCCTGCACCTCATGACTTAGTCCTAGATGGTGAAGTAATGAGCGCTAACTTTCAGGATTTAATGAAACAGGTTCATAGAAAAGATGGCAAACAAACAAAAGACGCAGTTCTACACCTATTTGACTTATGTCCCCTTGAAAACTTCCAAAAAGGTAGATGGAACACTACTCAAACAGCAAGAAGTTTATTAGTAAAAGAATGGGTAGCAAAACATTCCATGCTTCTAAGGCATATAAAAACACTTGAATGGGAAAATGTAGATCTTGACACCATTGAGGGACAGAAAAGATTTGTAGAGCTGAATAAATCTGCCGTGGAAGGTGGATATGAAGGAGTAATGATTAAAGATCCTGATGCTATTTATGAATGTAAAAGAACACACAGTTGGTTAAAAGCAAAACCTTTCATTGAGGTCACTTTAAAGGTTGTATCGGTTGAGGAAGGCACAGGTCGAAATAAAGGTAGACTAGGTGCTGTCCTAGTAGAAGGGGAAGATGATGGACATGAATACAGTCTTAGTTGTGGAAGCGGATTTAGTGATATCCAGCGTGAAGAATATTGGTCAAAACGGAATCAACTTATTGGTCAACTTGTAGAAATCAGAGCTGATGCTAAAACTAAATCCAAGGATGCGGTGGCTTTTAGTCTTAGGTTTCCTAGATTCAAATGCTTTAGAGGATTTAAAGCTGGAGAAAAAGTTTAA